One window of the Oceanicaulis sp. genome contains the following:
- a CDS encoding mechanosensitive ion channel domain-containing protein, which translates to MTVGVAALINVAMAAVILVVGFMIAGAAGRWVRKLAEKNPRMDKTLCSFFSSIVRWGIIAVVIIAVLTRFGVETTSLVAALGALTLAIGLALQGTLGNVAAGVMIVFFRPYSIGQYVDIAGVAGTVKDITLFYTELNTPDNVQIIIPNGQAWDNVITNYSAYPVRRCDFVFSASYDDDIEKVQKVLRELFEADERVHKDPAVFVEVKAHNASSVDYVIRAWCAASDYWALHFDMNKKVKIAFDANGIEIPYPHQVEIQKKA; encoded by the coding sequence ATGACCGTGGGCGTCGCCGCACTGATCAACGTGGCCATGGCCGCGGTGATCCTGGTCGTGGGCTTCATGATCGCCGGCGCGGCCGGCCGCTGGGTGAGAAAGCTCGCCGAGAAAAACCCGCGCATGGACAAGACGCTGTGCAGCTTCTTCTCCTCGATCGTGCGCTGGGGGATCATCGCGGTGGTGATCATCGCCGTGCTGACCCGCTTCGGCGTGGAGACCACCAGCCTCGTCGCCGCACTCGGCGCGCTCACCCTGGCGATCGGCCTGGCGCTTCAGGGCACGCTGGGCAATGTCGCGGCCGGCGTGATGATCGTGTTCTTCCGCCCCTACTCGATCGGCCAGTATGTCGACATCGCAGGCGTGGCGGGCACGGTGAAGGACATCACCCTGTTCTACACCGAGCTGAACACCCCCGATAACGTGCAGATCATCATCCCCAACGGCCAGGCCTGGGACAATGTGATCACCAACTACTCCGCCTATCCGGTCCGACGCTGCGACTTCGTGTTCTCGGCGAGCTATGACGACGACATCGAGAAGGTGCAGAAGGTTCTGCGCGAGCTCTTCGAGGCCGACGAGCGCGTGCACAAGGACCCGGCGGTCTTCGTCGAGGTGAAGGCGCACAACGCCTCCTCGGTCGACTATGTGATCCGGGCCTGGTGTGCGGCCTCGGACTACTGGGCGCTGCATTTCGACATGAACAAGAAGGTGAAGATCGCCTTCGACGCCAACGGCATCGAGATCCCCTACCCCCACCAGGTCGAAATCCAGAAGAAGGCCTGA
- a CDS encoding cisplatin damage response ATP-dependent DNA ligase — translation MERFARLLDALSTTPQRNAKLALLVEYFAERPDPERGLALAAITGSLKFTGAKAGAIRAIAAERVDPVLFELSYDYVGDLAETTALIWPARHGANRTPDLSEVVETLSDATRAEAPKLIEAWLDALDADGRWALLKLVTGGLRVGVSARLAKTALARFGDVELTEIEELWHGLTPPYEDLFAWLEGKTDKPESAAKSPFRPVMLANPVEDADLAKLDPEDYAAEWKWDGIRVQAVSEDGVRRLYTRTGDDISHTFPDVLAALTFEGAIDGELLIRAPDGGVAPFSELQQRLNRKTVSKKMMVDRPAFIRAYDLLVEGETDLRRKPFRERRERLEAFIANAPDRLDVSELVRIESWPALEALRSDPPHAHAEGVMLKRWDSEYVPGRPKGPWFKWKRDPFLIDAVLMYAQRGHGKRSSFYSDYTFGVWRTGEAGEELVPVGKAYFGFTDEELKQLDKFVRDNTIERFGPVRSVRAAPDFGLVLEIAFEGLQRSPRHKSGVAMRFPRIHRIRWDKPAGEADRIEALQTLLETRFDAAAGHGK, via the coding sequence ATGGAACGCTTCGCCCGCCTGCTTGACGCTTTGTCGACCACGCCCCAGCGCAACGCCAAGCTCGCGCTGCTGGTGGAGTATTTCGCCGAGCGGCCCGATCCCGAGCGCGGGCTGGCGCTGGCCGCGATCACAGGCTCGCTGAAGTTCACCGGCGCGAAGGCCGGCGCGATCCGGGCCATCGCGGCCGAGCGCGTCGATCCGGTCCTGTTCGAGCTGAGCTATGACTATGTCGGCGATCTGGCGGAGACCACCGCGCTGATCTGGCCGGCGAGGCACGGCGCGAACCGCACGCCGGACCTGTCCGAAGTCGTCGAAACGCTGTCTGACGCCACGCGCGCCGAAGCGCCGAAACTCATCGAAGCCTGGCTCGACGCGCTGGACGCGGACGGGCGCTGGGCGCTTTTAAAGCTCGTCACCGGCGGGTTGCGCGTGGGGGTGTCGGCGAGGCTGGCGAAAACAGCGCTCGCGAGATTCGGCGATGTCGAGCTGACCGAGATCGAGGAGCTCTGGCACGGCCTCACCCCGCCCTATGAAGACCTGTTCGCCTGGCTGGAGGGAAAAACCGACAAGCCCGAAAGCGCGGCGAAGTCGCCCTTCCGCCCGGTCATGCTCGCCAACCCGGTCGAGGACGCCGACCTCGCAAAGCTCGATCCGGAAGACTACGCGGCGGAGTGGAAATGGGACGGCATCCGCGTGCAGGCGGTCAGCGAAGACGGGGTTCGCCGGCTCTATACGCGCACCGGCGACGACATCTCCCACACCTTCCCCGACGTGCTCGCCGCGCTGACCTTCGAGGGCGCGATCGACGGCGAGCTTCTGATCCGCGCACCTGATGGGGGCGTGGCCCCCTTCTCAGAGCTGCAGCAGCGGCTCAACCGCAAGACCGTGTCGAAGAAGATGATGGTCGACCGGCCCGCCTTCATCCGCGCCTACGATCTTCTGGTCGAGGGCGAGACCGATCTGCGCCGCAAGCCGTTCCGCGAACGCCGGGAGCGGCTGGAAGCCTTCATCGCGAACGCGCCTGATCGGCTGGACGTCTCAGAACTGGTCCGCATCGAGAGCTGGCCCGCCCTCGAAGCGCTCCGCTCCGATCCGCCCCACGCGCACGCCGAGGGCGTGATGCTCAAGCGCTGGGACAGCGAATACGTCCCAGGCCGGCCCAAGGGTCCCTGGTTCAAGTGGAAGCGCGATCCGTTCCTCATCGATGCGGTGCTGATGTACGCCCAGCGCGGGCACGGCAAGCGGTCGAGCTTTTATTCGGACTACACCTTCGGGGTCTGGCGCACTGGCGAAGCCGGCGAGGAACTCGTGCCGGTGGGCAAAGCCTATTTCGGCTTCACCGACGAGGAGCTCAAACAGCTCGACAAGTTCGTCCGCGACAACACGATCGAGCGCTTCGGCCCGGTCAGAAGCGTCCGCGCCGCACCCGATTTCGGCCTGGTTCTGGAGATCGCCTTCGAGGGCCTGCAGCGCTCGCCGCGTCACAAGTCCGGCGTCGCCATGCGCTTTCCGCGCATCCACCGCATACGCTGGGACAAGCCGGCCGGCGAAGCCGACCGGATCGAGGCGTTGCAGACCCTGCTCGAAACGAGATTCGACGCCGCCGCAGGTCATGGTAAATAG
- a CDS encoding glutathione S-transferase family protein → MTLTLHHLGQSRSERIIWLLEELQIEYVLERHKRDGQTRLAPDSLARLHPLGKAPLLVHDDRVIAESGAIAMYLLEQFDAAHRVHPDPGQKNRAVFLEWMHAAEGAIFLPFLMNTYLTMTGLEDSILAQYMAGERKKALGAVEAHLADNDWFAGSSFTAADIMMGFQLENADRAGAIDKDSPVKAWLEKIRDRDAYKAMRKVTAED, encoded by the coding sequence ATGACCCTTACGCTTCACCATCTCGGCCAGTCGCGCTCCGAGCGCATCATCTGGCTGCTCGAAGAGCTGCAGATTGAATACGTGCTCGAGCGCCACAAGCGTGACGGACAGACCCGGCTCGCCCCGGATTCGCTCGCTCGCCTGCATCCGCTGGGCAAGGCGCCGCTTCTGGTGCACGACGACCGCGTGATCGCAGAGAGCGGGGCGATCGCGATGTACCTGCTCGAACAGTTCGATGCCGCGCACCGCGTGCACCCCGACCCGGGCCAGAAGAATCGCGCGGTGTTCCTGGAGTGGATGCATGCGGCCGAAGGCGCGATCTTCCTGCCCTTCCTGATGAACACCTATCTGACCATGACCGGGCTCGAGGACTCCATTCTCGCCCAGTACATGGCCGGCGAGCGCAAGAAGGCGCTTGGCGCGGTCGAGGCCCATCTCGCCGACAATGACTGGTTCGCCGGGTCGAGCTTCACCGCCGCGGACATCATGATGGGCTTCCAGCTCGAGAACGCAGATCGCGCCGGCGCGATCGACAAGGACAGCCCCGTCAAAGCCTGGCTCGAGAAGATCCGCGACCGCGACGCCTACAAGGCCATGCGCAAGGTGACGGCGGAGGACTGA
- the aceB gene encoding malate synthase A, with protein MRDIAEGVEIKGAMKPGYEEILTPEALDLIADVHRRFDAERLRLLKEREARQKRLDAGEETLDFPAETAAIRAGSWTVKPAPKDLADRRVEITGPVDRKMVINALNSGAKCFMADFEDASTPSWTNMMDGQINLRDANARTIDFTDETSGKSYALKDDPAVLIARARGLHLDEAHVTVDGSPVSGGFFDFILYLFHNHASTKKNGSGPYYYLPKLETRFEARLWALVIAHCEEKLGLARGTARVTILIETLPATFELDEMLYELRDNITALNAGRWDYIFSFIKRQKTDSSKVLPDRNQVTMTAPFMAEYAKRVIAVCHRRGAHAMGGMSAFIPVKGDEAENEAAIEKVSKDKRREAEIGHDGAWVAHPALVPVALDAFDAVMEGPNQLHKIPEVSEDRTAYLTPNEGSITEEGLRGNADVAIRYIASWLSGRGAAPIHNLMEDAATAEISRAQLWQWRVHGAKTEDGEVIDASRVTSVIEEAGAAIRDEIGETAWGEGRFEEAKNILEELALSDRFEEFLTLPAYRRVAEV; from the coding sequence ATGCGAGACATCGCCGAAGGCGTCGAGATCAAGGGCGCGATGAAGCCGGGCTATGAGGAGATCCTCACCCCCGAAGCGCTGGACCTGATCGCCGACGTGCACCGGCGCTTCGACGCCGAGCGCCTGCGGCTCCTGAAAGAGCGCGAGGCGCGTCAGAAGCGCCTGGACGCCGGCGAGGAGACGCTGGACTTCCCCGCGGAGACCGCTGCGATCCGCGCCGGGAGCTGGACGGTCAAACCCGCCCCGAAAGACCTCGCCGACCGGCGGGTGGAGATCACAGGCCCGGTCGACCGCAAGATGGTGATCAACGCGCTCAATTCCGGCGCGAAATGCTTCATGGCCGATTTCGAGGACGCCTCCACCCCGTCTTGGACCAACATGATGGACGGCCAGATCAATCTGCGCGACGCGAACGCGCGCACGATCGACTTCACCGACGAAACCTCCGGCAAGTCCTACGCGCTGAAAGACGATCCGGCGGTGCTGATCGCGCGGGCGCGCGGGCTTCATCTGGATGAAGCGCACGTCACCGTGGACGGCTCGCCGGTCTCCGGCGGGTTCTTCGATTTCATCCTGTATCTCTTCCATAACCACGCCAGCACGAAGAAGAACGGCTCGGGGCCGTACTACTATCTGCCCAAGCTCGAGACCCGGTTCGAAGCCCGGCTCTGGGCGCTGGTCATCGCCCATTGCGAGGAGAAGCTCGGGCTGGCGCGCGGCACGGCGCGGGTGACGATCCTGATCGAGACCCTGCCGGCCACATTCGAGCTCGACGAAATGCTCTACGAGCTGCGCGACAACATCACCGCGCTCAACGCCGGGCGCTGGGACTACATCTTCTCCTTCATCAAGCGCCAGAAGACCGACAGCTCCAAGGTGCTGCCCGACCGCAACCAGGTCACCATGACCGCGCCCTTCATGGCCGAATACGCCAAGCGGGTGATCGCAGTCTGTCACCGGCGCGGCGCGCACGCCATGGGCGGGATGAGCGCCTTCATCCCGGTCAAGGGCGACGAGGCTGAGAACGAGGCCGCGATCGAGAAGGTCAGCAAAGACAAGCGCCGGGAAGCCGAGATCGGCCATGACGGCGCCTGGGTGGCCCACCCCGCCCTGGTCCCGGTGGCGCTGGACGCCTTCGACGCCGTGATGGAGGGCCCCAACCAGCTTCACAAGATCCCCGAGGTCTCCGAGGACCGGACCGCCTACCTCACGCCCAATGAAGGCTCGATCACCGAGGAGGGCTTGCGCGGCAACGCGGACGTCGCGATCCGCTATATCGCCAGCTGGCTTTCCGGCCGCGGCGCGGCGCCGATCCATAACCTCATGGAAGACGCCGCCACCGCGGAAATCTCCCGCGCCCAGCTCTGGCAATGGCGCGTGCACGGCGCGAAGACCGAGGACGGCGAGGTGATCGACGCCTCGCGCGTGACGTCCGTCATCGAAGAGGCCGGCGCGGCGATCAGGGACGAGATCGGCGAGACCGCCTGGGGCGAGGGCCGCTTCGAGGAGGCGAAGAACATCCTCGAAGAGCTGGCGCTGTCGGACCGCTTCGAGGAGTTCCTGACGCTTCCGGCCTACAGGCGCGTGGCTGAGGTTTAG
- a CDS encoding AbgT family transporter produces the protein MAENNAQGGATVEHQKGFLGLVERAGNKLPDPAFIFFYLIILMAIVSTVAAFMGISVEHPTRLAADGSPDIVSAASALSPENLRHLLVEMPEIFTGFHPLGYVLVVMLGAGVAERAGLFGTAMRAAVSDAPRFLLTPAVALTAMLGNLAADAAYVVLIPLAGVIFAAAGRHPIAGITAAFAGVSGGFSANLLPGQLDALLFGITEEAVIAVDPNWTMNIAGNWFFIAAMTFIFLPVIWFVTDRIIEPRLGKWTGGAVAGGKGTEDDEDPSAPLTAGQKKGLALAGLASLAVVLVWAVLTVDLVSLVTLGNLSMYGGDVPLLDESALADSGVAVALVPFFQSLVAAFMILFIFAGVAYGQAAGTIRNHRDIVDMMAGAMKDMGYYLVLAFFAAYFVELFNVSNLGLISAVNGASAIESSGLPLPIVLGLIVLFAGLLNLFVGSASAKWALMAPVLVPMLMLLGVSPEMATAAYRVGDSATNIITPLMVYFPLVLVFAKRWVPEFGLGSLTAAMIPYSIWLMITGIVMTIAWVYLDLPLGLGAQVGYELPQAMGGQ, from the coding sequence ATGGCTGAGAACAACGCACAGGGCGGCGCGACGGTCGAGCACCAGAAGGGGTTTCTGGGGCTGGTCGAGCGCGCGGGCAACAAGCTGCCCGACCCCGCCTTCATCTTCTTCTATCTGATCATCCTGATGGCGATCGTCTCCACGGTCGCCGCGTTCATGGGCATCTCGGTCGAGCATCCGACCCGGCTGGCTGCGGACGGCAGCCCTGACATCGTCTCGGCGGCGAGCGCGCTTTCGCCTGAGAACCTGCGTCATCTGCTGGTCGAGATGCCGGAAATCTTCACCGGCTTCCATCCGCTGGGCTACGTGCTGGTGGTGATGCTGGGCGCTGGCGTGGCCGAACGCGCGGGCCTGTTCGGCACGGCGATGCGTGCTGCGGTCTCCGACGCCCCGCGCTTTCTGCTGACCCCGGCGGTCGCTCTGACCGCCATGCTGGGCAACCTCGCCGCCGACGCGGCCTATGTGGTGCTGATTCCGCTTGCAGGCGTGATCTTCGCCGCGGCCGGCCGTCACCCGATCGCCGGGATCACCGCGGCGTTCGCCGGCGTGTCGGGCGGGTTCAGCGCGAACCTTCTGCCCGGCCAGCTCGACGCGCTTCTGTTCGGCATCACCGAGGAAGCGGTGATCGCAGTCGATCCGAACTGGACGATGAACATTGCAGGCAACTGGTTCTTCATCGCCGCCATGACCTTCATCTTCCTGCCGGTGATCTGGTTCGTCACCGACAGGATCATCGAGCCGCGCCTGGGCAAATGGACCGGCGGCGCGGTCGCCGGCGGCAAGGGCACCGAAGACGACGAGGACCCCAGCGCCCCGCTCACCGCCGGTCAGAAGAAGGGCCTCGCGCTCGCCGGGCTCGCCTCGCTAGCGGTCGTGCTGGTCTGGGCGGTGCTGACGGTCGACCTCGTCTCGCTCGTCACGCTCGGAAACCTCTCGATGTACGGCGGAGACGTGCCGCTTCTGGACGAGTCCGCGCTCGCCGACTCCGGCGTGGCTGTGGCGCTGGTGCCGTTCTTCCAGTCGCTGGTCGCGGCCTTCATGATCCTGTTCATCTTCGCCGGCGTCGCCTACGGGCAGGCCGCCGGGACGATCAGGAACCATCGCGACATCGTCGACATGATGGCCGGCGCGATGAAGGACATGGGCTACTATCTCGTGCTGGCCTTCTTCGCGGCCTATTTCGTCGAGCTGTTCAACGTCTCCAATCTGGGCCTCATCTCGGCGGTGAACGGGGCGAGCGCGATCGAAAGCTCGGGCCTGCCGCTGCCGATCGTGCTGGGGCTGATCGTGCTGTTCGCCGGTCTTCTGAACCTGTTCGTGGGCTCGGCCAGCGCGAAATGGGCGCTGATGGCGCCGGTCCTGGTGCCGATGCTGATGCTGCTCGGCGTCAGCCCGGAAATGGCCACTGCGGCCTACCGGGTCGGCGACAGCGCGACCAACATCATCACCCCGCTGATGGTGTATTTCCCGCTGGTCCTGGTCTTCGCCAAGCGCTGGGTGCCCGAATTCGGCCTGGGCAGCCTGACCGCGGCGATGATCCCGTATTCGATCTGGCTGATGATCACGGGCATCGTGATGACCATCGCGTGGGTCTATCTGGATCTGCCGCTGGGTCTGGGCGCGCAGGTCGGCTACGAGCTGCCCCAGGCCATGGGCGGCCAGTAA
- a CDS encoding DUF3008 family protein, with translation MPSKSAAQQKAAGAALSAKRGETKVSDLQGASKQMYESMSESQLEDFAESSRKDKPEHKSDS, from the coding sequence ATGCCGTCCAAATCCGCCGCCCAGCAGAAAGCCGCCGGCGCCGCTCTGTCCGCCAAGCGCGGCGAGACGAAAGTCTCCGACCTTCAGGGCGCCTCAAAGCAGATGTACGAGTCCATGAGCGAAAGCCAGCTCGAGGATTTCGCCGAGAGCTCCCGCAAGGACAAGCCCGAACACAAGTCTGACAGCTAG